The genomic DNA TGTCACCGTCCGGGTGTTCATCCCTGAGCCGTAGATCAACGCGGTTCCGGTAAATGTTGTCTTTTCTTGCCCATATATCGCACCCACCGATGCGGCAAGGCCGACAAATACCAAAAGTCCTATAGTTCTTATCTTTCTCATGATCTAAAACCTCCTATTCATGATCCGACAGCGCTATCCTATCGCTTCACGTTTCATTCAGTTGTGCCGCAGGTCACAAAAGCTGCAGGTCACAAAGGGAAAGCCCCGCTGTGATCAGGCGAGGCTTGTTTTACTATTGTGGCGAAGACACGACATTACTGACTCGCAGGCAGGCTGCCTGCGTTCCGGCGGGACGCCCTTACTATCGTGCGGGCTTCTGACCGGGCTGCGTCTTTGGTCCGAAGAGTTTGTCGTCGATGGGGACGTTGTGTTTGACGCTCTTCAGCGTGGTGACGATGTTGCCGTTGCCGATGTTGTTATTGACCGTTTTGAAGGGCAATTTTACGCCGTCGACCTCGCGATAGTCGGAATACTCGACACTGTACGGTATCTTTTGCTGGCTCGTGCTGGACGAGATGATGCCCTCGCGTTTGACCAAGAGGAACGTCGTGGTCGAATAGTATTCGGTGAACGCAGTGCCCTTGGCGGGCGTAAAGGTGACGGCGTAGGCGTCTTCGCCATTGACCTTTTTGATGCCGGTTATATCGACGGTTTTGTAGTTCGTCTTCCAGTTGAGCAGTCCGTAAAAATCGTTGCCGAGGCGTACGTCTTCGAGTCGCTCGCCCGAGTATTTCTCGGCCGGTGCGAACGAGATCGCGTCTTCGCCGTTAGTGCCGTCGAAGTATTCCCATTCGGTCGCGATCGTCTTGCCGAGTGCGGTAAAGATCGTTTCGGCGGCGGACTTGTTCGGTGCCTTGGCGTATTGCGTGCCGTGTGCCTGAACACCCTGGTTCTCGAGATCGAGCGTAAATTCGATGACACGCGATGTGAGTTTTCGCCAATTTTCCTCGCCGCCTGCAGCCGCGACGGCCTTTTGCATCAGCTCATCGGCCGTCATTTTGATCTCGGCCGAGACGGCACCGGCACGCGGGAATTCGAACGTGCCTTGCGGCTGTGTGATGACGACGGCCGTTACCTTGCCTGCGGTGTCTCGTTTTGTCTTGAGGACGAACTGTTCCTCGGGCAGCGGCGACATCGAGTAGGTGTCCTTCGACTTTTCGATGAGCGTGTACGGCTGCTGGCCGGTGATGTTGAGTGTGACCTTGCCGTCCGTGTCCTTGATCTCGATATTGCCCATTTGAGTCGTGTAGGTGCCGACGAGCTCTTTGGCGGGATTCGGGCCGGCCGGCGTTTTTGGTGCATCGCCGGTGATGCGGGGCAGCTTGCGGTTGCCCTGCGGCTGGATCATCTCAAGCTCGGCCGCGTCGCCGGTCTCGGGCGTGAATTTCGCACCGAATCCGTCCGGCAGCCCGAGGGCTTTGAATGTGCGCGGTGCGGTGCGTTCGAGTTTGTACGGCGGCTGGCCGGGCACGACGAGAAAGAGGTCCTCGCCCTCGATCTTGACCTCGATCGGCCGTTCGGCGGTGCCGTATTTTCCGGCAAGCAGCTGGAGCGTTTTGAGCGGCAGTTTGGTCTCGTCTTTCGGCCCGTCGAGGATGTTCGAGAAGATCGTCGGCATAATGTCGTTGCCGAGGCTCGAACCCGAGACGTTTGTGAGCATGACAAAACCGATCTTTTTCTCAGGGATCATCGCGACGAGCGAGTTGAATCCGTCGATATTGCCGCCGTGCTGGACTACCGTGTGGCCGTTCCATTTTTGCAGAAACCAGCCGAGCCCGTAGTCCATCGCGGGCGACATCTTCATCTGCGGTTTGATCCATTCGGCGAATCCGGCTTCGGAAACAAGGCGTTTGCCGTTAACGGTGCCGCCATTCATGACAAAACGGATCCATTCTGCCATGTCGCGGGCGGATGAGTTGATCGAACCTGCGGGAGCGACTTCGTCAATGTCGCGAAATGGCATCTTTCTTGTTTCTTTGGTGTCGAAATTGTAGCTGTAGCCGAAGGAATGGTCCTTTGCCTTTTCCATCTGCTTCATCGACATATTGCTGTTATTCATGCCGAGCGGTTTGAAAATCCGTTTGGGAACGAACTTTTCCCACGGCGTTCTCTGTGCCTGCGTGACGAGTTCGCCGGCGGCCGTGAACATAATGTTTTGGTATTGAAATTTTTCACGAAGCTTCGCGGTCGGCTTCGCTTGAGCTGCGACCTGGATCAATTCTGCACGGTTCAATTTGCCTGTGATCATTGCGAGGTCGGTGCGGTTGAGGCCAGACGAATGTGACATCAGGTCGCGAATGGTGATGTTCTTGTCAGTATCGGGGTCGTACATTTTGAAGTACGGCAGGAGCTTTTTCGGGCTGTCGGTGAGCGAAAGCTTGCCTTCGTCGGCGGTCATCAGCACGCTGAGAGCGGTAAACGCTTTGGTCGCAGAGCCGATAGCGAATTGCGTGTCGGGCGTGACGGCGATCTTGTTCTCAAAGTCCTTGTAGCCGAGGCCTTTCATGTATATGACCTTGTCGTCTTTTACGATCACGAGCGACATGCCCGGAATGCCGAGCTCCTTACGGCGAGCTTCGACCTTTTCTTCGATCGCCTGCAGGGCTTTTGAATAGTCGACGGCCGCAGCGGTTTGAGTGCCGGTCTGTGCATATCCGATCTGCGGCAGCGACAGGGTGAAGATCGAAAAGAGAAGTAGAAGCGACAGAAAGGACCGTGACAAAGTGTTATTCATGTTGTGACTCCGTTAGATTGATCAGCATTGGATACGCTTGTTTTTCGTCAAAAGTTCTGATCTAGATACGACGACGGTGTGTTACATGCTTCTTAATTGTCTGGATCTGCGGCATTCAGTTCTGCGGTCCTGACGCCGAATGCCATCAGGATGTAGAAGACCATCGCGACCTCTTGATCGCCGAGATTCCAGTGGACAAAACCGCTGGCGACAAATCCAACAAGAGCGCCGAATGTACCTAGCAGAATGCCGAACGAACGCCAGTCGCCGTCCCGGGCGATGGTTATTCCACGCCACAGTGTACGGGCAAAAAGAGCCAGTATTATCAGCCAAATGAGCAGTGCGGGGATGCCGCGTTCGACGGCGATCTGGACCGGAGCCGAGTGAAAATGGCCCATCGGAAGAAATCCGCCCTCGTACATTCCCCATTCCTGCCAATGTTTTTGGATCGAATCCATACCGACGCCGAAGACGAAATTTCGCGGCCCTGCCGTGAGCAGACGGCCGCCGTCATTCCACATCACAAAACGATAGCGGGTCGATTCGTCCTTTGAGTCAAAGAATCCTGTCTGGCGGCTCTGCTGCAGAAAGAACAGCCCGCCGATGATGACCGGTATGGCCAAAAGCACCGTTGCGATCGCGATCTTTCTGGATGCACCGCGAAGGACGATCATGAACGCCGAGATCATCAGAGCAAGCTGCGAGGCACGTGTGACGGTCAGCAGCAGAGCGAAAGATGTGCCGGCAAAAGCGGCGGCAAGCAGCGGGATGGTTGAGCGGCGGCGGCGGGCGTATGACCCGATCGCTGCGATCAGCAGACCGAAGATGAGCGAGGCGACCAGCATCAGCACCTCGGAATAAGTTACGTAATGGTTGTAGAAGCCCATCGAACGCCAATTATGGCTGAGTGACCAGCGTTCGATGCCGAGCTGTTCGTTCGCCGTCGTGCCGGCGAGCATGTCCGAGCGTTTTACATCTACCGCAAACTCAAAATCGGGACGGTAGAATTTGATCTTGGTCACTTCGTTTGCGGCGATGGCGGCTGCAACATCTTCGCTCGTTTTGACCTTTTTGCCGTTGGCGGCGAGCAGCGTGTCGCCCTCCCAGAGCAGTGCTTTGGCGAGCGGGCCGTCCGGCTTAAGGCCATGGATCTCGACGCCGCGGCCCAACAGACGCTGGACGGGCGTCCAGACGACATTGACCATGCAGGACACGATAAGAGCGAAAGCAAGAAAATATGCAGCACCGAGGCGGCGGATATTGGCCGCGGCGAAGATGAAGATCAGAAAGACGGCTACGCTGCGAAGCCGATCGAGCGAGACGGAAGGTTCGTACGAAAAGAGCCCGCTAACGACCGACCAGCCGAAAAATGCAAAAAGAGCGATGTTGAGCGGCCGAATTTTGGCCTGTTTACGCGGCCGAAAGAAAAATGATGCGGCCCATATGAGCGTTCCGATGATCCACGAGATCTGCGTAGCGGCGATCGAATGAGGTGCCGAGACGACCATCAGCGTCAGAAAAATGAACGCTGATCGCTGGAGCCAGCGGGCAGCGAACGCATCGGATTCGATGCCGGCTAGTTTGTCCAATCGCTCGAAAATCGTCGCCATAAATGCGAGTATTATAACAGTTAGGTGCTGAAACCGCTGTTGAACGAGCGTTCAGCGAAAACTACAGGAATGGATAAAGAGAATCTACAAACCGAACTCTCGATAACGGCAGAGATCAATCTGTATTACGACCTATGGGTGCCGGCAGGCATTACCGGTCCGGCACCGCTGCTGATCGCCGTGCATGGTTACGGCGCGCATAAACGGTATATGCTTCGCGAGGCGAGACAGGTTGCTCCCGACAATTTCATCATCGCGTCCATACAGGCTCCGCACCCTCATTTTCGGCAGACGCCGGACGGCTATCGCGTCGGTTACGGCTGGCTGGCGGATCAAAAGAGTGAGGAATATGTGCGGCTGCATCATAAATTCGTTCTTGATGTGATCGCCAAGCTTGTGGGCGATGGCCTAGTAGACGAACGCCGCATCTATATTTATGGGTTTTCGCAGGCGTGTGCGCTGGATTTCAGATTTGCGTTCACATACCCCGAGGTCCTTGCCGGCGTTATCGGCGTCTGCGGCGGTATTCCCGGCGATCTCGAAACGAACGAGATCTACAAACCGTTCCCGGCCCGGACCTTTTACCTCTACGGAGATGACGATGAGTTTTACACACAGGAACAATTCGCCGCTTTCAACCAGAAATTAAGCGAAACCCTGCCCAATTTCCGTTCAAAACACTACGCCGCGAAACACGAGATCACACAGGAAATGCGGGACGATATTAGGGAATGGCTGGCTGTCTCATGACCGGTATTTCTGATGCTAGAGAGAGCCCATGAAGGCAGACAATTGAATCAAACCAACGATTTGTTATTATTGGACCAAGAACCTAGATCCACGCTTGCTCCGTTAATAACAAATGAAACACACCCTGCTCGCCGCCGCGTTTTGTCTTCTTTTTGCTTCTTTTGCGTTTGGTCAGAATGATGAGATCAATATAATTCCGAAGCCCGTATCGGTGAAAGCTCATGATGGGGTTTTCGAGCTTACAAAGTCTACAAAGATAATAATTTGGGACGAGCAGGCACGAGAACTTGCCGAAGGACTCAATACCGTCCTCATGCGGCAGTATGGTTTCCGATTAAAGATCGGTGTTCAGGGATCGGGTTTGAAAAACGTCATTGTGCTTATGCGCACAAATTTTCAGGACAGTTCAGAATATAACCTCTCAGTGAAGAAGGATGTCATTTTGCTCACGGGACAACAACTAGGACTTTTCCACTGTATTCAATCACTCCTTCAGTTATTGCCTGAGAAGAATGGAGCCAAGATCAACATCAAAGCGGTCAGCATCGAAGATCGACCCCGCTTCAAATACCGCGGTATGCATCTAGACGTGTCACGCCATTTTATGCCGGTTGATTTTGTTAAGAAATACATCGACCTGATGTCGCAATACAAATTTAATACGTTTCACTGGCATTTGACGGACGATCAGGGGTGGCGGATCGAGATCAAGAAATATCCGCGCCTTACCGAGGTCGGTTCGAAGCGGCCGGAGACGGTTTCGGGGCGTGTTTTGCAGCCGTATTTCGGTGACGGCGTGCCGGTCGAGGGGTTTTATACACAGGAACAGATCCGAGATGTCGTCGCTTACGCCAAGGCGAGATATATCACAGTCATTCCCGAGATCGAGCTGCCCGGCCACGCTTCGGCGGCGTTAGAGGCGTATCCGCAGTTTGGGTGTAAACAGGACTACACGTACAAGGTGCAGAAAACGTGGGGAATTTTCAAAGAGGTTTTCTGCCCGACCGACGAGACGTTCAAATTTCTCGAGGACGTGATTGACGAGACGATCGCACTGTTTCCCGATTCGCCGTACGTCCACATCGGCGGCGACGAGGTGCTGAAAGACCATTGGAAAGAATCGGCGTTCGTGCAGGATCTGATGAAACGCGAAAACCTCAAGGACGAGCACGAGGTGCAGTCGTATTTCATCCGGCGCATCGAAAAGCATGTAAACCGTCGCGGCAAAAAGATCATCGGTTGGGACGAGATCCTCGAAGGCGGCCTCGCCCCGAATGCGACCGTCATGTCGTGGCGAGGCATCAAGGGCGGCATCGAGGCGGCCAAGGCCAAGCACGACGTGATAATGACGCCGACCGATTACGCCTATCTGGACTACGGCCAGGGCGACACCAATACCGAGCCGATCAACATCGGCGGTTACGTACCGCTCGAAAAGGTCTACGGCTACGACCCCATTCCAAAAGAACTGACAAAGGACGAAGCCAAATACATCCTCGGCGCCCAAGGCAACATCTGGACGGAATACATGAAAACGCCCGACAAGGTCGAGTACATGGGCTTTCCTCGTATTCTCGCCATGGCGGAGGTCGGCTGGTCGAGTCTGGAGAATAAGAATTTCGCGGATTTCACTCGGCGGCTAAACGCCAATTTCGCACGGCTTGATAAACAAGAGGTCGATTATCGCATTCCGGAGCCCTCGGGCCTCGTGAACCGAGTACTCGCTACGGACGAGAAAGCGGAGCTCGATCTCTCGTCATCGGTTCCGGGTGCCAAGGTCTTTACACGATCGACGGCACTGCGCCGGACGAAAAGAGCACGCCGTATACAAAACCGCTGCAGGTCTCGGTGCCGATGGGCGAGCGCGTTGATGTAAAGGCGATCGTCGTTTTACTAACTGGACGCAAGAGTTCGGTTTACACCGCAACGCTGCTTAGGCAGCCGTGGCGGGCGGCCGAGCCCGAGCCGAAGGACAAACGTCCGGGCGTGACCTACGGTTTGCTGTCCTGGCGGAGCGACGGCGTTGCCGAGCCTTTTGT from Acidobacteriota bacterium includes the following:
- a CDS encoding beta-lactamase family protein, coding for MNNTLSRSFLSLLLLFSIFTLSLPQIGYAQTGTQTAAAVDYSKALQAIEEKVEARRKELGIPGMSLVIVKDDKVIYMKGLGYKDFENKIAVTPDTQFAIGSATKAFTALSVLMTADEGKLSLTDSPKKLLPYFKMYDPDTDKNITIRDLMSHSSGLNRTDLAMITGKLNRAELIQVAAQAKPTAKLREKFQYQNIMFTAAGELVTQAQRTPWEKFVPKRIFKPLGMNNSNMSMKQMEKAKDHSFGYSYNFDTKETRKMPFRDIDEVAPAGSINSSARDMAEWIRFVMNGGTVNGKRLVSEAGFAEWIKPQMKMSPAMDYGLGWFLQKWNGHTVVQHGGNIDGFNSLVAMIPEKKIGFVMLTNVSGSSLGNDIMPTIFSNILDGPKDETKLPLKTLQLLAGKYGTAERPIEVKIEGEDLFLVVPGQPPYKLERTAPRTFKALGLPDGFGAKFTPETGDAAELEMIQPQGNRKLPRITGDAPKTPAGPNPAKELVGTYTTQMGNIEIKDTDGKVTLNITGQQPYTLIEKSKDTYSMSPLPEEQFVLKTKRDTAGKVTAVVITQPQGTFEFPRAGAVSAEIKMTADELMQKAVAAAGGEENWRKLTSRVIEFTLDLENQGVQAHGTQYAKAPNKSAAETIFTALGKTIATEWEYFDGTNGEDAISFAPAEKYSGERLEDVRLGNDFYGLLNWKTNYKTVDITGIKKVNGEDAYAVTFTPAKGTAFTEYYSTTTFLLVKREGIISSSTSQQKIPYSVEYSDYREVDGVKLPFKTVNNNIGNGNIVTTLKSVKHNVPIDDKLFGPKTQPGQKPAR
- a CDS encoding O-antigen ligase family protein encodes the protein MATIFERLDKLAGIESDAFAARWLQRSAFIFLTLMVVSAPHSIAATQISWIIGTLIWAASFFFRPRKQAKIRPLNIALFAFFGWSVVSGLFSYEPSVSLDRLRSVAVFLIFIFAAANIRRLGAAYFLAFALIVSCMVNVVWTPVQRLLGRGVEIHGLKPDGPLAKALLWEGDTLLAANGKKVKTSEDVAAAIAANEVTKIKFYRPDFEFAVDVKRSDMLAGTTANEQLGIERWSLSHNWRSMGFYNHYVTYSEVLMLVASLIFGLLIAAIGSYARRRRSTIPLLAAAFAGTSFALLLTVTRASQLALMISAFMIVLRGASRKIAIATVLLAIPVIIGGLFFLQQSRQTGFFDSKDESTRYRFVMWNDGGRLLTAGPRNFVFGVGMDSIQKHWQEWGMYEGGFLPMGHFHSAPVQIAVERGIPALLIWLIILALFARTLWRGITIARDGDWRSFGILLGTFGALVGFVASGFVHWNLGDQEVAMVFYILMAFGVRTAELNAADPDN
- a CDS encoding beta-N-acetylhexosaminidase, with the protein product MKHTLLAAAFCLLFASFAFGQNDEINIIPKPVSVKAHDGVFELTKSTKIIIWDEQARELAEGLNTVLMRQYGFRLKIGVQGSGLKNVIVLMRTNFQDSSEYNLSVKKDVILLTGQQLGLFHCIQSLLQLLPEKNGAKINIKAVSIEDRPRFKYRGMHLDVSRHFMPVDFVKKYIDLMSQYKFNTFHWHLTDDQGWRIEIKKYPRLTEVGSKRPETVSGRVLQPYFGDGVPVEGFYTQEQIRDVVAYAKARYITVIPEIELPGHASAALEAYPQFGCKQDYTYKVQKTWGIFKEVFCPTDETFKFLEDVIDETIALFPDSPYVHIGGDEVLKDHWKESAFVQDLMKRENLKDEHEVQSYFIRRIEKHVNRRGKKIIGWDEILEGGLAPNATVMSWRGIKGGIEAAKAKHDVIMTPTDYAYLDYGQGDTNTEPINIGGYVPLEKVYGYDPIPKELTKDEAKYILGAQGNIWTEYMKTPDKVEYMGFPRILAMAEVGWSSLENKNFADFTRRLNANFARLDKQEVDYRIPEPSGLVNRVLATDEKAELDLSSSVPGAKVFTRSTALRRTKRARRIQNRCRSRCRWASALM